In Helianthus annuus cultivar XRQ/B chromosome 8, HanXRQr2.0-SUNRISE, whole genome shotgun sequence, a single genomic region encodes these proteins:
- the LOC110930524 gene encoding exonuclease 1 — MGIKDLLRFMKPYVEPIHIKKYAHKRVGIDAYSWLHKGAYSCSMELCLNTEGDKKYQYINYCMHRINMLRHHNITPVLVFDGGNIPCKALTEQQRHSKRKDNRELAMAKLKEGDTNAAIEMFQRAVSITPLMAHQLIQILRSENIEFVVAPYEADAQLAYLSSLDADKGGIAAVISEDSDLLAYGCSSVIFKMDRYGNGEEIVIDKVFDSVGRLPSFLHFDKELFTGMCVLAGCDFLPSVPGIGIAKAHALVSKYRNLDRVLSVLKYDKGDQMPKDYFTSFREALAVFQHARIYDADSKRLKHLTPLGETLLNYSDEELDFLGPELSSSQASAIAEGQLDPCTMMGFNEFPSCNGQPKKSIAVNNRSMKQEATTEGCFPIVSSSKPGTKKITVVDRTKPEPSLERLSNLKQLISPSNNDIHVNPAKRSSVVPNNNPFKRKKESTVLNECATEHSEVTEVEDLEMTPNSQKSVESKKKVTSGKKAESKSESNKNTILNFFSRV, encoded by the exons ATGGGGATCAAAGATCTTCTCAGATTCATGAAACCCTACGTTGAGCCCATTCACATCAAGAAATATGCACACAAACGC GTGGGCATTGATGCTTATTCATGGCTTCACAAAGGAG CCTATTCATGTAGTATGGAGCTCTGTCTGAATACGGAAGGAGACAAAAAGTATCAATACATAAACTACTGTATGCATCGAATCAATATGCTTCGTCATCATAATATTACTCCGGTGCTAGTTTTTGATGGTGGTAACATCCCCTGCAAGGCCCTAACAGAGCAACAAAGACACAG TAAAAGGAAAGACAATCGTGAATTAGCAATGGCGAAGCTCAAAGAAGGCGATACAAATGCTGCAATAGAGATGTTCCAG AGGGCAGTGAGCATTACACCATTAATGGCACACCAACTTATTCAG ATTTTAAGATCAGAGAATATAGAGTTTGTAGTCGCACCGTATGAGGCGGATGCACAATTAGCGTATTTATCCAGTCTTGATGCTGACAAAGGTGGAATTGCAGCAGTTATATCAGAGGACAGTGATCTTCTTGCCTATGGTTGCTCCTCT GTTATTTTCAAGATGGACCGATATGGCAATGGGGAAGAGATAGTTATAGATAAAGTTTTTGATTCAGTGGGACGTCTACCTTCCTTCCTACACTTCGACAAAGAGTTGTTCACTG GCATGTGCGTTCTAGCTGGATGTGATTTTCTTCCATCTGTGCCTGGAATTGGGATTGCGAAGGCTCATGCTTTGGTTTCTAAGTATCGTAATTTAGACCGT GTCCTATCTGTCTTAAAGTATGATAAAGGAGATCAAATGCCCAAAGACTATTTCACATCTTTTAGAGAAGCATTAGCTGTTTTTCAGCATGCCAGAAT CTATGATGCAGATTCAAAAAGGTTAAAACACTTGACACCACTTGGAGAAACGCTTCTAAATTATTCGGATGAAGAGCTTGATTTCCTTGGACC tgaattatcatcttcacaaGCTTCTGCAATTGCCGAAGGTCAACTGGACCCTTGTACCATGATGGGGTTTAATGAGTTTCCTAGCTGTAACGGTCAACCAAAAAAATCAATTGCAGTCAACAACCGGTCCATGAAACAAGAAGCAACCACAGAGGGCTGCTTTCCCATCGTCTCATCTAGTAAACCCGGAACCAAAAAGATTACAGTGGTGGACAGAACTAAGCCTGAACCCAGTTTAGAACGATTATCGAATCTTAAACAGTTGATATCTCCATCAAACAACGATATTCACGTGAATCCTGCCAAAAGATCGTCAGTGGTTCCTAATAACAACCCTTTTAAGAGAAAGAAAGAATCGACGGTGCTGAATGAATGTGCTACTGAACATTCAGAGGTTACAGAAGTCGAAGATCTGGAAATGACACCCAATTCTCAGAAAAGCGTAGAGTCTAAAAAGAAGGTAACAAGTGGAAAGAAAGCTGAAAGCAAATCAGAGAGCAACAAAAACACCATCTTGAATTTTTTCTCAAGGGTGTAA